In Spirosoma pollinicola, the genomic window TCAGATCAATTTGTCGACTTATACGAACGGGGAGCTATAGCTAACCGAAATCGGGCCGATCTATTTATTTCTATTCACTGCAATGCAAGCCCATCTAGTAGTCAGGTGAATGGCACAGAAACCTACACCCTGGGTTTACACAAAACCCAGCGAAACCTGGATGTGGCCCGGCGTGAAAATGCGGTAATCCTGCAGGAAAAAAACTATCAACAGACTTATAAAGGATTTGACCCGAACTCTCCGCTAGCTACCATCATGCTGGCTAATTACCAACATGCCTTTATGGGTAGTAGCATCAATTTTGCCGAAAAAATTGAGCGTAGCTTTCGCCATAATGCCGAACGAAAAAGCAACGGTGTTAAACAGGCTGGTTTTATTGTTCTCTGGAAAGCAACAATGCCCAGTGTACTTATAGAAACGGGTTATTTGACTAACCCGACTGAAGAAGACTTCCTGAGATCAGATGAAGGGCAGGACGAAATTTCGACCGCTATTTACAAAGCCTTTCTACAATATAAGCAGGAAATTGAAGCGAACGAATAGCCAATTAGTCGGCTATGTATCGCATGAGAAACTAGTGAAGTGTGGAGTACCATTCCTTTCTTACTTGTGACCGTTTACCCTTTTTCCAACTTATGCGGGACAAACAAGCCTTAAAGTTGGTTATAAGGTCAATTAATCGAATTGGCCTTATAACCAGGCCATTCACCCTCTCACACGCATGAAAGTTTCGAAAGAAGTAAAAGTAGGCTTATTGGCTGTCATCTCGCTGATGATGCTCTATTTTGGATTTAATTTTTTGAAAGGTTCTGACTTCTTTTCCTCAACCCATAAATATCAGGTTGTTTATGATAATATTGATGGATTGGTAGCCTCTAACCCAATTAGAATCAATGGGTTAACAGTAGGTCAGGTAAAAAGCATCGAGATATTACAGAATAAGCAAAATAAATTGCTGGTCACTCTGGAGCTTAAAAAAGATATTATCGTTACGCAGGGCTCAAGGGCTGTTTTGGCAGACGATGGCCTGTTGGGCGG contains:
- a CDS encoding N-acetylmuramoyl-L-alanine amidase family protein, producing MTTVVLFIIPLLALTRPDALSPELAQDPVRQSSVQETETASDDTPNQLRTVVLDAGHGGKDPGTHGRYAKEKAINLALILQLGRKIKNKHPNVRVIYTRSSDQFVDLYERGAIANRNRADLFISIHCNASPSSSQVNGTETYTLGLHKTQRNLDVARRENAVILQEKNYQQTYKGFDPNSPLATIMLANYQHAFMGSSINFAEKIERSFRHNAERKSNGVKQAGFIVLWKATMPSVLIETGYLTNPTEEDFLRSDEGQDEISTAIYKAFLQYKQEIEANE